AGCGGCGTGGTCAAGTCGTATTTCGTTTCCGGGGCCACCAAGGGAACGCTGTACAAATCCGCGCCGTTGAGCACCAGCGGCAGCTATACCCTGAACATGGAAGGGACCAGCGGCATCGTGCTGCTTGAGGCCTCCGGCACCTACATCGACGAATCAACCAATACCCAGCGAACGATCAGCGATACTGCGCCGCTGCGGGCAGTGCTCTACCTGGGCGGCCCCAGCGGCACTTTGAATGTGGCCATAACACCGCTCACCGAACTGGCAGTGCTCAATGCCTACTCCAGGAGCACCCTTTCCCCGCCGGCATTGTCGCAGGCAACGGTAGAGGCGGCCAACACCCTGGTTTCCGATATCTTCACCTTTGATATCCAGGCCACCCAGCCGGTAGCGCCGAGCGCAGTCGCCCTGTTTGGGGCAACCACAGCCCAGAAGCGCTATACCATGGTGCTGACAGGGATCTCCACCCTGGCGCCGACTCCGGCCCAGGTGGCCGCGCTCCTGAATACCTACAGCGCCAATCTCTCTGTGCCGCCGAACCGGATCTCCGGCGCCAACATCACCGCCCTGCTCAATGCAGTTGCGGCATTTCTCGATAGCAATCCGAACAACAACACCGGCTACAATTACGCGATGGCCCAATCGATTCCACTGTTTCCGCAGATCGGCTTTTATACGACCATCGTTACCGTCAAGGCCACCCAGAACACCCTGACAGCCGATACCATTGCCAATGTCGTCCAGTTCGCCCTGCTGCTCGATAACAACCTGACCGTGGACAACGTCGGCGGCGTACCCAACAGCAGCGTGATAACGGTCCTGGCCGACAGCACAACCACCATCTGGGATGCCCAGCTGGTTGACGATACCGTTGCCGTGAAAAAGGCGCTCAACGTGGTGATTTCCAATGCTGTCACCGGCCTGAGCCCCAACGTTAACCTGGCCACCATCCGGATCAAGACCAATCCGGGCTTTGACCCCTCTCCTACAAGTATCATTGTGAAACATATCTACCAGAACAACATCGAAAACGCCCTGATCCCGTTTGCCGCCAAGGATTCGCAGACAACAGCAACCGTTGACTGGAGCGTGAACGCAGCTTTCTAAGCTAGTCAAGGCAATAAAAAAGGGGGCTTGCGCTTGCAAGCCCCCTTGAGCATGGTTCCTTTAGCAGGTCAATCAGAATGAATACTTGACCCCGATGTTGACTGTGGTCCCGCCAATCTCCCATTTATCCTTTGAGTTGCGTACCAGGCGGCTGCCATCCTGAGACACTGTGGTCAGCTCGATCTCGGGCCGCGCCGAAAACCATTTGAAGTTGGCGCCAACCGCCCATTTTTCGTTGAGCTTGAAATCGGCGTCAAACACCGCCTGATAGCCGACCGCCGTTCCATGGTTGGATTCATCAACCGGGGTACTCGGGAAAGAGATCTTGTTGTCGATGAACCCCTGGTAGAGGCCGATGCCGCCGCCACCGGAGAGGATCAGCTTGTCGAACTCGATGATCCCCTTGGCGGTCAGGGTGATCGGGACGCCATAGGCGGTCCGATCGATACTGAACCCCGGCTGAGTGATCTTGCCGGAAGCGGTGTAAAGGCCGGTGCCGACCTCAACTGCCGCGTACGGCACCGGACGGTAGCCGGCAGCTACATCAAAGCTGTAACCGGTGTCGAAATACTTGAACCCCTTGAAATCACCCCCGTCCCGGCCGTTGGGAAGAAAGATGCCGCCTCTTGCGGCAACATAGGTCTGGTCTGCCGCCGACGCGCTTCCAACGGCCAGCACCGAAGCCATCAAGGCCACTGCCAACATAGATCTCTTAGTCACGTAATCCCTCCTTGAAAGGTAGCCACATTTCACAATAAGTCAGCAGCTCTGCTCGGTTTCTTGAACTACTTGCCATTGCCCCACAACAATGCCCGAACATTGGCGTCGATGGGCAACAGGTAATCGTGGGCCGAGATAACGGTGCCGTCGGCAGCGCCCACCAGCCTGATGGTGACATAGACCCTGCCGCGGGACTCAGAGTAGGTGCCGACCAGCAGGGCCTGGGCCTCGTGATTGCGCCCGATCTCCCGGACCTCGCGCGACAGCATCAGCTCACCCTCGGACTGCTTGACAAAGATAGAGTCGCGCAGCTTCATCTCGACCACCTTGTAGCCGTTCTTGGTGAGCCGGGTCGAAAGATGCTCGGACAGGGTCCTGCCCAAGCGAGAACCAGACAGGGTGTCGATATCGACCAGGGTTGCCACCAGCACTGCCCGTTCCTTGGGGAGACGGCGTGACGCCGGAATCTCGGCCAGCATCTGGTCCACGGCCTGATAACTGGCTGACATCAGGCAATCACCTTCGTCGGAGCAGCAGCTCTCAGACTGGCACCCGCGGAGATAGGCACAGCCCGGAAGGGTCGTGAGCACTAGCACCAGCAATACCGTCAGCCGAGCGAATCCGCAAAAAGCTCCAAATGCAAGGCTTGCGAATCTTGAGTGAGTCGAACCGGGACGGTACGTCGCAGCGACGAAAGGTGAGCGTAACGCAGCAGATGGACTTTTTCCGGGTTCGCATTTCATCGACCGACTACCTCCATCCGCTTTAAAGGCCGCTCCAACGCCTCGACAAAGAGATCCGAATCCTCTTCCTCAATGTAGTAAATCGAGCTTTTCCTGAGCCGGTACTGGTTGTCGGTGACAATCGAGGTGGTGACGATCAGCTCGGTGTGGGTGGCATTGCCGGCATAATGGCCAAGCCCCCAGTCAACGAGGGCT
This window of the Geoanaerobacter pelophilus genome carries:
- a CDS encoding FlgO family outer membrane protein; its protein translation is MKCEPGKSPSAALRSPFVAATYRPGSTHSRFASLAFGAFCGFARLTVLLVLVLTTLPGCAYLRGCQSESCCSDEGDCLMSASYQAVDQMLAEIPASRRLPKERAVLVATLVDIDTLSGSRLGRTLSEHLSTRLTKNGYKVVEMKLRDSIFVKQSEGELMLSREVREIGRNHEAQALLVGTYSESRGRVYVTIRLVGAADGTVISAHDYLLPIDANVRALLWGNGK
- a CDS encoding outer membrane beta-barrel protein, translating into MTKRSMLAVALMASVLAVGSASAADQTYVAARGGIFLPNGRDGGDFKGFKYFDTGYSFDVAAGYRPVPYAAVEVGTGLYTASGKITQPGFSIDRTAYGVPITLTAKGIIEFDKLILSGGGGIGLYQGFIDNKISFPSTPVDESNHGTAVGYQAVFDADFKLNEKWAVGANFKWFSARPEIELTTVSQDGSRLVRNSKDKWEIGGTTVNIGVKYSF